Genomic DNA from Solanum dulcamara chromosome 4, daSolDulc1.2, whole genome shotgun sequence:
CAGAAAATTCAGAATTGATGCAAATGGaacttcaaaaaaattcttcaaactTAGCAGATGTTCGGAGTGGCAAGACTCGCAGCCAGGGATAGGAATGATGACTTTAAGGCAAACTGAATGCTAGTATAAATGTTACTAAGATAATGCAGATTCTACTTTTAGATGAGTTGATAGCATTCACTCTTCTTGCATGACAACCAAACATGAGGCATCACACAATGCCCCTTTTTCCTGCTAATATGACAATTTGGTGCCAATTTGCCGAGCAGTCATTTCTCACACTAGGAGGCATTGTTCCATTATTTGGCAGTTCAAGCAGCGAGCCTGCACACCAAATGGACAAAAACTGATCAGTCTCTGACGATCACAATCCCTAAGGAAAGGCCACGCTGGTGGAAGAATGTGGAAACCACACCACTTTTGTGATTAGTGTTCACCAACAAGCAGCATAACAATTAGTGCAGAAATCATATGGGATGGCCACTGACAAGCCTGGCACCAACACGGTCGAGCTTCTTCACCATTGCCAAGGACTTCAGCTTGCCTTGTTTCAGAAAAGCCTCTACCATTCTTTGCCCAATGTCTCTCCCTGTCTCCTCGTTGTCGGTCACTGCAACTGCTGTTGGCCCAGCTCCGCTAATGGTGGAGCCAAAAGCCCCTGCTTCCATTGCTGCCCTCTTCACTCCCTCCATTCCTGGAATTAGTGGTGCTCTCCGTGGCTCCACTATTTTATCGGAGGACATTGCCTTACCAAAACCAGACACGTCTCCCAGCAGCACGGACGCGACCAATGCACCTGCCTGACTACAGTTCCAAATATGATGGGACATGGTTAGTTTTTGCGGCAGTGCCTCCCTCAttttctttgttggggcctCGAATTCCGGATACACCAGCACAAAGAAGAGGTCTTTTTCAGGAGGGAAGTTCAACTGAATTAATTCAAGAGGATGGTAACTCCGGATCAATACGAAACCCCCCATAATAGCAGGTGCCACATTGTCGGCATGGTAACCGGAGACCTTGGATTCCGATTCTAACCCAGCAAGCACGAGGTCAGTCAGGGTCAGTGGGCGGCCAAAAAGCTCGTTGACAGCAACGGCAGCAGCAGCTGCACTAGCGGCGCTGGACCCGAGACCACTGCCCAAGGGCAAGCCCTTGTGAATGGAGAGAGAAAGGCCCACCGATCGAATGTTGAGCATCTTCATGACGGAGATGGCGGCGATGCCAGAGCAATTCCAGAGGGGGTTTCTTCTGAGCTTCTTTCCGGCGCCGGAGATGTCAGAAATAGAAACCTCGCCAGGGTGGACGTCGGGGTCAAGGCGGAGAGTGACGAAGTCGCCGATGCCGTCGACAGCGCAGCCAAGGAAGTCGAAACCAGGGCCGAGATTGGCGACGGTGGCGGGAGCAAAGGTCTTGACAGAGGTGAAAACGGGTGGGGGCTCAGTGCGGGAGAGATTTAATCTGGAGGAGGGATTGGGATTGGGATTGGCATTGCGATTGCTTGAGGAAGAGGATGAGGTGATGAGCTTCAGATTCAGGGCAGACTGACATAATACGGCCATTACAACAACTAACACTTCAGTGCGAGTCAGCCAGGAAAAAAActcttttcttttatcaaaTTCTCTATATTTTGTTTCTCTCCCACAAGATAAGATATTTACTCATTTCTTATACCttcaatatttctctctttataTATAGTGGTAATCATGATTTATTTGTTACATTAACCAAACCA
This window encodes:
- the LOC129885247 gene encoding homoserine kinase-like; amino-acid sequence: MAVLCQSALNLKLITSSSSSSNRNANPNPNPSSRLNLSRTEPPPVFTSVKTFAPATVANLGPGFDFLGCAVDGIGDFVTLRLDPDVHPGEVSISDISGAGKKLRRNPLWNCSGIAAISVMKMLNIRSVGLSLSIHKGLPLGSGLGSSAASAAAAAVAVNELFGRPLTLTDLVLAGLESESKVSGYHADNVAPAIMGGFVLIRSYHPLELIQLNFPPEKDLFFVLVYPEFEAPTKKMREALPQKLTMSHHIWNCSQAGALVASVLLGDVSGFGKAMSSDKIVEPRRAPLIPGMEGVKRAAMEAGAFGSTISGAGPTAVAVTDNEETGRDIGQRMVEAFLKQGKLKSLAMVKKLDRVGARLVSGHPI